A single window of Cellulomonas sp. NTE-D12 DNA harbors:
- a CDS encoding ATP-binding protein: MLTTATVVLAVVLVVATLAAARLLSVQRAVTQRSFDEITRADSAYAGLADARSAVLSYAMAADPSTLGPFDTLRSAPDGGFDALAADLSGSGDVAAANAGRRAAAAAEAWTSGWADPVVAQVRAQGAGSVAAAQVQAGQRLFDAVHDQASGLSTALRAERDGALNRLALYTQVLLASVALLAVSAVVAGVLLWRALRGWVLRPIDQLTADTRAVTSGDLLHEVTLDGPGEFEVLARDVEAMRHALVVQVQQIQASRAGLEEAHARLTEQAEELRRSNRDLEQFAYVASHDLQEPLRKVASFTQLLAKRYGGQLDERADQYIQFAVDGAKRMQQLIQDLLGFSRVGRLGGESSDVPLQDALDAALDTLSERIQESDAVVTHDELPVVRGEPPLLEQLLQNLVGNAIKFRHPDRAPRVHVSARPADDGFWELECRDNGIGIEPQYAERVFVIFQRLHAKDVYEGTGIGLALCKKIVEYHGGRIWIDGTAGAGTSIRWTLPGVEVERPSGPEGMEAVQPFPLPTPDARTPDPLTT; the protein is encoded by the coding sequence ATGCTGACGACCGCGACCGTCGTGCTCGCCGTGGTGCTGGTGGTCGCGACGCTGGCCGCTGCTCGGCTGCTGTCCGTGCAGCGGGCGGTCACGCAGCGCAGCTTCGACGAGATCACCCGGGCGGACAGCGCCTACGCCGGGCTGGCCGACGCCCGGTCGGCCGTCCTCTCGTACGCCATGGCCGCGGACCCGTCGACGCTCGGACCGTTCGACACGCTCCGCAGCGCTCCCGACGGCGGCTTCGACGCCCTGGCGGCCGACCTGTCGGGCTCCGGTGACGTCGCTGCCGCGAACGCCGGCCGGCGCGCTGCTGCGGCGGCCGAGGCGTGGACCTCCGGGTGGGCCGACCCCGTCGTCGCGCAGGTGCGGGCCCAGGGTGCCGGCTCCGTGGCGGCGGCGCAGGTGCAGGCCGGTCAGCGTCTCTTCGACGCGGTCCACGACCAGGCGAGCGGCCTGTCCACCGCACTGCGCGCCGAGCGGGACGGTGCGCTGAACCGGCTCGCCCTGTACACGCAGGTGCTGCTGGCCTCGGTCGCGCTGCTGGCCGTGTCGGCCGTCGTCGCCGGCGTCCTGCTCTGGCGCGCCCTGCGGGGCTGGGTGCTCCGCCCGATCGACCAGCTGACGGCGGACACCCGCGCCGTGACCTCCGGCGACCTGCTGCACGAGGTCACGCTGGACGGCCCCGGGGAGTTCGAGGTGCTGGCGCGCGACGTCGAGGCGATGCGGCACGCCCTCGTCGTCCAGGTGCAGCAGATCCAGGCGTCGCGCGCGGGTCTGGAGGAGGCGCACGCGCGACTCACCGAGCAGGCCGAGGAGCTGCGGCGGTCCAACCGCGACCTCGAGCAGTTCGCCTACGTCGCCTCGCACGACCTGCAGGAACCCCTGCGCAAGGTCGCGTCCTTCACCCAGCTGCTCGCCAAGCGGTACGGCGGTCAGCTGGACGAGCGGGCCGACCAGTACATCCAGTTCGCCGTGGACGGCGCCAAGCGGATGCAGCAGCTGATCCAGGACCTGCTGGGCTTCTCCCGCGTGGGTCGGCTGGGCGGCGAGAGCTCGGACGTGCCCCTGCAGGACGCGCTCGACGCGGCGCTGGACACGCTCTCGGAGCGGATCCAGGAGAGCGACGCGGTGGTGACGCACGACGAGCTGCCGGTGGTCCGCGGCGAGCCGCCCCTGCTCGAGCAGCTGCTGCAGAACCTGGTCGGCAACGCGATCAAGTTCCGTCACCCCGACCGTGCGCCGCGGGTCCACGTGAGCGCGAGGCCGGCGGACGACGGGTTCTGGGAGCTGGAGTGCCGGGACAACGGCATCGGCATCGAGCCGCAGTACGCCGAGCGGGTCTTCGTCATCTTCCAGCGGCTGCACGCCAAGGACGTGTACGAGGGCACGGGCATCGGGCTCGCCCTGTGCAAGAAGATCGTCGAGTACCACGGCGGCCGGATCTGGATCGACGGCACGGCGGGCGCCGGGACGTCGATCCGGTGGACGCTGCCCGGGGTCGAGGTCGAACGCCCGTCCGGGCCGGAGGGCATGGAAGCGGTGCAGCCGTTCCCCCTGCCGACACC
- a CDS encoding SpoIIE family protein phosphatase: MRHTPPASDDVTRFGPVGTRTDGPLRILLVEDDDGDALLVREHLADAGLETRLTWVRTMDQALERLDVDCVLLDLGLPDTVGLAGLERLLSHQAPAVVVLTGLAGDGVGLAAVAAGAQDYLVKGDVDGESLGRSVRYAVQRRRLEDTDRALYRSLVRGAEAARLERALLPRPSVQDPGLEVRVGYRAGRDGLLGGDFYDVVQRPDGTVLAMVGDVCGHGPDEAALGATLRTAWRTLVVTGVPTEQILGQLELVLATERSRPELFTTVSMLAVHPDRRHADLYLAGHPVPMLVGDPARLLPASARGRALGIPVPGGWDPLPLELGDRWRVMLYTDGLLEATVGGGGERLGKDGLLRVVEGAAAAHGHVPAVPPGAGDDPLVTTVLDAVRDRHGGDLVDDAAVIVIGRRS; the protein is encoded by the coding sequence GTGAGGCACACGCCGCCCGCGTCGGACGACGTCACCCGCTTCGGCCCGGTCGGGACGCGGACGGACGGCCCGCTCCGCATCCTCCTGGTGGAGGACGACGACGGGGACGCCCTGCTGGTGCGGGAGCACCTCGCGGACGCCGGCCTGGAGACGCGCCTCACGTGGGTGCGCACCATGGACCAGGCGCTCGAGCGGCTCGACGTGGACTGCGTGCTGCTGGACCTCGGTCTGCCGGACACCGTCGGCCTCGCGGGTCTGGAGCGGCTGCTGTCCCACCAGGCGCCCGCTGTCGTGGTGCTCACAGGACTTGCCGGCGACGGGGTGGGGCTCGCCGCGGTCGCCGCAGGCGCCCAGGACTACCTGGTGAAGGGCGACGTCGACGGCGAGAGCCTCGGTCGTTCGGTGCGCTACGCCGTGCAGCGCCGCCGGCTGGAGGACACCGACAGGGCTCTGTACCGCAGCCTCGTGCGAGGCGCGGAGGCGGCGCGGCTGGAGCGGGCGCTGCTGCCGAGGCCGTCGGTCCAGGACCCGGGCCTCGAGGTGCGCGTCGGGTACCGGGCGGGCCGGGACGGTCTGCTGGGCGGCGACTTCTACGACGTGGTGCAGCGGCCGGACGGCACCGTGCTGGCGATGGTGGGCGACGTCTGCGGTCACGGGCCCGACGAGGCGGCGCTGGGCGCCACCTTGCGCACGGCGTGGCGCACGCTCGTGGTGACCGGCGTCCCGACCGAGCAGATCCTCGGGCAGCTCGAGCTGGTGCTGGCCACCGAGCGCTCGCGGCCCGAGCTGTTCACCACGGTGTCGATGCTGGCGGTGCACCCGGACCGGCGGCACGCCGACCTGTACCTGGCAGGACACCCGGTGCCCATGCTGGTGGGCGACCCGGCTCGGCTGTTGCCCGCCTCGGCACGGGGCCGTGCCCTGGGCATCCCCGTACCCGGTGGCTGGGACCCGCTGCCGCTCGAGCTCGGGGACCGCTGGCGCGTGATGCTCTACACGGACGGTCTGCTCGAGGCGACCGTCGGCGGCGGGGGCGAGCGGCTCGGCAAGGACGGTCTGCTCCGGGTGGTCGAGGGTGCGGCCGCCGCCCACGGCCACGTCCCGGCGGTGCCGCCCGGCGCCGGTGACGACCCGCTGGTGACCACGGTGCTCGATGCCGTGCGGGACCGGCACGGCGGCGACCTCGTCGACGACGCGGCGGTGATCGTGATCGGGCGGAGGTCATGA
- a CDS encoding UvrD-helicase domain-containing protein: MAGRQDELAGEQQVVDELYARLDQQRAQTRDRLAAVRRSGPSGSPQNRSERDAFATLYEDRLAQLEAVEDRLAFGRLDLDDGQRRYVGRIGLTDAEQTPLLTDWRAPAARAFYRATAAHPEGVVQRRHLVTSGRTVTGVEDEVLDLDRLDASDTAGTLSGEGALLAALGARRTGRMGDIVATIQAEQDAVIRADLQGTLVVQGGPGTGKTAVALHRAAYLLYAHRRLLERAGVLLVGPSRTFLRYIDQVLPALGETGVVTTTLSELYPGVVGVAPEAADVAELKGRAVMARVVARAVRARQRVPAAPVSVRIDGRLVEVRPSDVASAIARAQRQHRPHNQARIGFVRDMLGRLAEQYAAQLGFPVPADERAELMEELRTTREIRIALNLAWMPLTAEKLVSDLYAKPHRLAEAAPELSAAQRQLLARPAESPWTAADVPLLDEAAELLGEDDQAARAQARNAARRRAEEVEYARQVLASTGAGGLVSAESLADRFAGTGPSLTTAERAAADRSWTYGHVVVDEAQELSAMAWRALLRRVPTRSMTVVGDVAQTSSPGGASSWSGMLDPVLGGSWRLAELTVNYRTPAVVAEAAGRMAVAVGLPVSPLTSARDVEDALVIEGVAADELVDAAAQRALKAVGDVSDAAGSGRVALVAVPHRLPHVRAALAALGRPVAGADDGTAVDLGADLVVLSPVQTKGLEFDVVVLVEPAEVLQESAGDLYVAMTRPTQLLHVVHANPLPDGLRPA; the protein is encoded by the coding sequence GTGGCAGGACGTCAGGACGAGCTCGCCGGCGAGCAGCAGGTGGTCGACGAGCTGTACGCCCGGCTGGACCAGCAGCGAGCCCAGACCCGGGACCGCCTCGCCGCGGTGCGACGGTCCGGCCCGTCCGGGTCCCCGCAGAACCGCAGCGAGCGGGACGCGTTCGCCACCCTGTACGAGGACCGGCTCGCGCAGCTGGAGGCGGTCGAGGACCGCCTCGCCTTCGGCCGGCTCGACCTGGACGACGGCCAGCGCCGCTACGTCGGACGCATCGGGCTGACCGACGCCGAGCAGACCCCGCTGCTGACCGACTGGCGCGCTCCCGCGGCGCGGGCGTTCTACCGGGCGACCGCGGCGCATCCCGAGGGGGTGGTGCAGCGACGTCACCTGGTGACGTCCGGTCGCACCGTCACCGGCGTCGAGGACGAGGTGCTCGACCTGGACCGGCTGGACGCGTCGGACACCGCCGGGACGCTGAGCGGAGAGGGGGCGCTGCTGGCGGCCCTCGGCGCTCGGCGCACCGGCCGGATGGGCGACATCGTCGCCACGATCCAGGCGGAGCAGGACGCGGTCATCCGGGCCGACCTGCAGGGGACCCTGGTGGTGCAGGGCGGTCCGGGCACCGGCAAGACGGCCGTGGCCCTGCACCGGGCGGCCTACCTGCTCTACGCGCACCGCCGCCTCCTCGAGCGCGCGGGGGTGCTGCTCGTGGGCCCGAGCAGGACGTTCCTGCGCTACATCGACCAGGTGCTGCCTGCGCTCGGCGAGACCGGCGTGGTCACCACCACGCTGTCGGAGCTGTACCCGGGCGTCGTCGGCGTGGCGCCCGAGGCCGCTGACGTGGCGGAGCTGAAGGGCCGTGCCGTGATGGCCCGCGTCGTGGCACGGGCGGTCCGCGCGCGCCAGCGCGTTCCCGCTGCACCGGTGAGCGTCCGGATCGACGGCAGGCTCGTGGAGGTGCGGCCCTCGGACGTCGCCTCGGCGATCGCACGCGCGCAGCGCCAGCACCGGCCGCACAACCAGGCCCGCATCGGCTTCGTCCGCGACATGCTGGGACGGCTCGCGGAGCAGTACGCCGCCCAGCTGGGTTTCCCCGTCCCGGCGGACGAGCGCGCCGAGCTGATGGAGGAGCTGCGGACGACGCGGGAGATCCGCATCGCGCTGAACCTCGCGTGGATGCCGCTGACGGCCGAGAAGCTCGTCTCCGACCTGTACGCCAAGCCGCACCGGCTGGCCGAGGCCGCACCGGAGCTGAGCGCCGCGCAGCGTCAGCTGCTCGCACGGCCGGCCGAGTCGCCGTGGACGGCCGCCGACGTCCCGCTGCTCGACGAGGCGGCCGAGCTGCTCGGTGAGGACGACCAGGCCGCTCGCGCCCAGGCACGCAACGCCGCACGGCGCCGTGCGGAGGAGGTGGAGTACGCCCGGCAGGTGCTCGCGTCCACCGGGGCCGGCGGGCTGGTCTCGGCGGAGTCGCTCGCGGACCGGTTCGCCGGCACCGGACCGTCGCTCACCACGGCGGAACGAGCCGCCGCAGACCGCTCCTGGACCTACGGGCACGTCGTCGTGGACGAGGCGCAGGAGCTGTCGGCGATGGCGTGGCGAGCGCTGCTGCGGCGCGTGCCGACCCGGTCGATGACGGTGGTCGGCGACGTGGCGCAGACGTCGTCGCCTGGCGGTGCGAGCTCGTGGTCCGGGATGCTCGACCCGGTGCTCGGCGGCTCGTGGCGGCTGGCCGAGCTGACCGTCAACTACCGCACGCCGGCAGTCGTCGCGGAGGCCGCGGGCCGCATGGCGGTCGCGGTCGGCCTGCCCGTCAGCCCCCTGACCTCCGCCCGCGACGTCGAGGACGCCCTGGTGATCGAGGGGGTGGCTGCCGACGAGCTCGTCGACGCGGCCGCGCAGCGTGCCCTCAAGGCGGTCGGCGACGTGTCCGACGCGGCCGGCTCCGGTCGGGTCGCGCTGGTGGCGGTCCCCCACCGCCTGCCGCACGTCCGCGCGGCGCTGGCGGCGCTCGGCCGGCCGGTCGCGGGCGCGGACGACGGCACGGCGGTGGACCTCGGTGCGGACCTCGTGGTGCTCAGCCCGGTCCAGACGAAGGGCCTGGAGTTCGACGTGGTCGTGCTCGTCGAGCCGGCCGAGGTGCTGCAGGAGAGCGCCGGGGACCTGTACGTCGCGATGACCCGGCCGACGCAGCTGCTGCACGTCGTGCACGCGAACCCCCTGCCGGACGGTCTCCGGCCGGCCTGA
- the serA gene encoding phosphoglycerate dehydrogenase — MLKALLLENIHPHARTILTEAGFEVVTRSGALDEDELIEALDGVHMLGIRSKTQVSARALEHAPDLLTVGAFCIGTNQIDLRAAASHGIAAFNAPFSNTRSVVELAISEIIALTRRLVDFDRQMHAGVWNKSASGAHEVRGRTLGIVGYGNIGTQLSVLAENLGMSVVFYDTAEKLALGNARRMHSLDELLEAADVVTLHVDGRSGNAGLFGAKQFARMREGAIFLNLSRGFVVDYPALQEAITSGHVAGAAVDVFAHEPKRNGDPFESELRGLPNVILTPHTGGSTEEAQEAIGQFVAHKVRDYLTTGSTTLSVNVPNLALDQAPDVHRLAYLHRNVPGVLAAVNATLAEHGVNIEGQLLATRGELGYVVTDAGSLVDEAAVTALRDRPESVRLRLLS, encoded by the coding sequence GTGCTGAAGGCCCTGCTGCTGGAGAACATCCACCCCCACGCCCGCACCATCCTCACCGAGGCCGGGTTCGAGGTGGTCACGCGGTCCGGCGCGCTCGACGAGGACGAGCTGATCGAGGCGCTCGACGGCGTGCACATGCTCGGGATCCGGTCGAAGACCCAGGTGTCGGCCCGTGCGCTCGAGCACGCCCCGGACCTGCTCACCGTCGGCGCGTTCTGCATCGGCACCAACCAGATCGACCTTCGCGCCGCCGCGTCGCACGGCATCGCGGCCTTCAACGCGCCGTTCTCCAACACCCGGTCGGTCGTGGAGCTGGCGATCTCCGAGATCATCGCGCTCACCCGGCGGCTGGTGGACTTCGACCGGCAGATGCACGCGGGCGTGTGGAACAAGTCGGCCAGCGGCGCCCACGAGGTGCGCGGCCGGACGCTGGGCATCGTCGGCTACGGCAACATCGGCACGCAGCTGTCGGTGCTGGCGGAGAACCTCGGCATGTCGGTGGTGTTCTACGACACCGCCGAGAAGCTCGCCCTGGGCAACGCTCGCCGCATGCACTCGCTCGACGAGCTGCTCGAGGCAGCCGACGTGGTCACGCTCCACGTCGACGGTCGGTCCGGCAACGCCGGGCTGTTCGGCGCCAAGCAGTTCGCCCGGATGCGCGAGGGTGCGATCTTCCTCAACCTGTCCCGCGGTTTCGTCGTCGACTACCCGGCGCTGCAGGAGGCCATCACCTCCGGGCACGTCGCCGGGGCGGCGGTCGACGTGTTCGCGCACGAGCCGAAGCGCAACGGCGACCCCTTCGAGTCCGAGCTGCGCGGCCTGCCGAACGTGATCCTCACCCCGCACACCGGTGGCTCCACCGAGGAGGCGCAGGAGGCGATCGGGCAGTTCGTCGCCCACAAGGTGCGCGACTACCTCACCACCGGCTCGACGACCCTGTCGGTCAACGTGCCCAACCTCGCGCTGGACCAGGCGCCGGACGTGCACCGCCTGGCGTACCTGCACCGCAACGTGCCCGGCGTGCTCGCCGCGGTGAACGCGACCCTGGCCGAGCACGGTGTCAACATCGAGGGCCAGCTGCTGGCCACGCGCGGCGAGCTGGGCTACGTGGTGACGGACGCCGGGAGCCTGGTCGACGAGGCGGCCGTGACGGCGCTGCGGGACCGCCCCGAGTCCGTCCGCCTGCGTCTGCTCTCCTGA